A single window of Nicotiana sylvestris chromosome 5, ASM39365v2, whole genome shotgun sequence DNA harbors:
- the LOC104245246 gene encoding CBL-interacting serine/threonine-protein kinase 1-like: protein MVLVQHEDEIMQSEKKKGMRVGKYDVGRTLGEGNFGKVKYARHVDSGQPFAIKILEKAPILDLNFIAQIKREIGSSKLLKHPNVVRLYEVLANKSKIYLVLEYVNGGELFDRIASKGKLKEAQGRKFFQQLIDGVSYCHNKGVFHRDLKLENVLIDTKGNIKITDFGLSALPQQFWEDGLLHTTCGSPNYVAPEILSNKGYDGATSDTWSCGVILYVILTGQLPFDDENLAILYKKIFKGDVHIPKWLSLGAKNLIKKILDPNPRTRITMAEIKIDEWFKQDYVPANPYEEDLECDHISTDNQVLTVQEAAPVDAQRDRESHYLINAFQLIGMSSCLDLSGFFEKEDISERKIRFTSTLLPKQLLDRIENTVTQMGFQVQKRHGKLKVLQEYKEQKCPTTLSVIAEVFEISPSLYGVELQKSSGDSIVYRQLCNRVSSDLGVQRTKEILI from the exons ATGGTATTGGTACAACACGAGGACGAAATAATGCAAAGTGAAAAGAAGAAGGGAATGCGAGTGGGAAAATACGATGTTGGAAGGACTCTTGGTGAGGGCAATTTTGGTAAAGTGAAGTACGCGAGGCATGTTGACTCTGGTCAACCTTTTGCCATTAAGATTTTGGAGAAGGCTCCAATTCTTGACCTTAATTTTATCGCTCAG ATTAAGAGGGAGATTGGAAGTTCAAAACTCCTCAAACATCCTAACGTTGTAAGATTGTACGAG GTATTAGCAAATAAAAGCAAGATATACTTGGTGCTAGAATACGTGAATGGTGGTGAATTATTTGACAGAATT GCTTCCAAAGGAAAACTCAAAGAGGCACAAGGTAGAAAATTCTTTCAACAATTGATTGATGGTGTTAGTTACTGTCACAATAAAGGTGTCTTCCACAGAGACCTCAAG CTAGAGAACGTCCTCATTGATACAAAAGGGAACATAAAAATAACGGACTTTGGGCTCAGTGCTTTACCTCAGCAATTTTGG GAAGATGGTTTATTGCATACAACTTGCGGTAGTCCCAACTATGTTGCTCCTGAAATTCTTTCTAATAAAGGATATGATGGTGCAACATCAGATACTTGGTCATGTGGTGTCATCTTATATGTAATTCTCACTGGTCAACTACCCTTTGACGATGAAAACCTCGCAATACTTTATAAAAAG ATATTTAAGGGAGATGTTCATATACCAAAATGGCTATCCTTAGGAGCAAAAAACCTTATAAAGAAGATTCTTGATCCCAATCCACGTACTCGTATAACAATGGCAGAAATCAAAATAGACGAATGGTTTAAACAAGATTATGTTCCTGCAAATCCATATGAAGAAGATTTGGAATGTGATCATATATCAACAGATAATCAAGTCTTAACGGTACAAGAAGCAGCA CCGGTTGACGCGCAAAGAGATCGAGAATCACATTACCTTATCAATGCCTTTCAACTAATAGGGATGTCATCATGTCTAGATCTTTCTGGATTTTTTGAGAAAGAG GACATTTCTGAGAGGAAAATCAGATTTACATCAACTCTCTTACCAAAACAGTTGCTGGACAGGATTGAGAATACAGTAACACAAATGGGATTTCAAGTCCAAAAAAGACATGGAAAG TTGAAAGTGTTACAAGAGTACAAAGAACAGAAATGCCCAACTACTCTCTCGGTAATTGCAGAG GTATTCGAGATTAGTCCATCCTTGTATGGCGTAGAGTTGCAAAAGTCTTCGGGGGATTCAATAGTATATAGACAG TTGTGTAATAGGGTATCGAGTGATTTGGGTGTACAACGGACTAAAGAGATCTTAATTTAG